Proteins encoded together in one Chelonoidis abingdonii isolate Lonesome George chromosome 1, CheloAbing_2.0, whole genome shotgun sequence window:
- the ADM2 gene encoding protein ADM2, with amino-acid sequence MKSLPPVALGCISLTLCLLQLPASLPLPAGRTLLLPKHREPPDRRAAALLGNRPPKRRTVELLWVGTARAQLDWEQPGGALPQPLASPKGRALRSLTGLWRAKRHAALRRHHAHLMRVGCVLGTCQVQNLGHRLWQLMGQSGRQDSSPMNPNSPHSYG; translated from the exons ATGAAATCTCTGCCTCCGGTTGCGCTGGGTTGCATCAGCCTGACGCTGTGTCTGCTGCAGCTGCCTGCCTCCCTGCCGCTGCCTGCGGGGCGCACCCTGCTGCTGCCTAAACACAG GGAGCCCCCGGACAGGAGAGCCGCCGCGCTGCTGGGGAATCGGCCCCCGAAGAGGAGAACGGTGGAGCTGCTCTGGGTTGGCACTGCGAGAGCTCAGCTGgactgggagcagcctggggggGCCCTGCCgcagcccctggccagccccaaAGGCAGAGCACTACGCTCATTGACTGGCCTCTGGCGTGCCAAGCGCCATGCGGCCCTACGCCGCCACCATGCCCACCTGATGCGTGTGGGCTGCGTCCTGGGCACCTGCCAGGTACAGAACCTCGGGCACCGCCTCTGGCAGCTGATGGGCCAGTCAGGCCGCCAGGACTCGTCACCCATGAACCCCAACAGCCCCCACAGCTATGGATGA